The DNA sequence CTAGCTTTGTAAATTTGAGAGATCTGCTTGTGTATGGATGAGAGATGAGGAGGTAGAGTGGAGCACCTAAAGACAAACTTTTAGAAATGTTACTAGAGGAATTAACACAATCATTTAGTGTGGCTCATCCAGAAAAGCTTCCAGAGCTATAAAATTACTGCTAAGCATTCTAACAAATAGAGAAAATCTGTTGTTACAGCACAGTACAAGCTTGAGACTCTGATGGGATCTGAAAGCTCAAACTTTCCTTGGGCTGGTTGGTACCAGTAACCAGCTTCCCAAAGCTGTTCTCAGGCCCTAAGAACAAACTCCCTGAGCTGATAAGGACAATTGAAGCTaaagctgcccctgggctgtTTCCAGCAGCCAGGAAGAGTGGCTTCCAAATGCACTCACTGTCAGGCAAGCCATAAGGCTCATTCCTCTATATTCACATTCTAGAGCTGGGCAATTAGATTCCTCTAATTGGTTGAGCTGCCCTTGAGGAGGTTATCTGAGCCCAGTTACACAAAGCTTTACAAATTACAAAGAATGGTACCCAGGAAGCAATCACACAGCAGGCATGAATTTACCACACAGGTATTTTCAGTCACTTTCAGGAGTGGCAATCCTGTAATGCCTGGGGCAGAGATTAGTGAAAACACCTAGAGCTTCTCCAAGTGATGTCCATTGAAACAGCCAGGGGTGACAAAGCAGCAATGTGAGAATGTGGGGGTGGGCTGTGTGGCTAGAGGTTCTCTCAGACTGTGTACCACTGGTGGGCTGAGTAGACCCTGTTCAACCCAGAtcttgcattttcttctctgccaaCATGTGTTCCAAATCTGCCAGTAAGATACACATGATGGCAAGCAGCTTCACTCAGTTCACAAGGTGAAGCTATGCCTTCCCATAGATGGAATTAGTGTGAACAGGGAAATAATGCAGAGGACAGAACCCAAAGACCACCAGTAAGGCTGGGACCCAACCCGTCAGCGTCCCCAGGGTGGGCTATGGGACCATCAATGGATACAGAACAGAATGACTGGAGGAGTTAGCAAATGACcacaaaacaaggaatttcattaatttaatccTTCTCTTACAGGCTCTGCTGGAAAGACTGGAGGATAAGTTTGCAATGATGGAAGCCCTGGAGTCCAATCCTGACCTGCAAGAAGCCAAAACCCAGGAGGAGATGCTGCCGGAACTCGCCGACGACAGTGACAACCAGAAGGCTGAACCCAGGCTGGCACCCAACACCCCTCTGTCCTACAGGGACCCCTTCCTCAAGAGACTGAGGGGGCTGCAGATGCCCAGGATGATGAGGGATTCTGGCTGTTTTGGCAGGAGGATTGACAGGATCGGCTCCCTCAGTGGGATGGGCTGCAATGGTGAGTCCTGGCTAAGCCATTTCACTGAATAGCACAGACCGCGGCCGTGCCGTGGCAcaggggaggagcagctcctcattTAAATCTTTAAGACAATTCCATTCTGAAACTAATTTGAGCCTAGTATTTAAGCTAGTATTGGTTTTGCAAAAGCATTGCTGACAATGGTGACACGTACCAAGGCAAAAGCAGATTCTAGTaacatttatttcatgtttggTTTACAGGTTACCGGAGAAATTAGGATCAACCTCCCTAGAACCTGCTCTGAAGAATGCTTTACAGTACCCCTTCCTCCCAAGA is a window from the Molothrus ater isolate BHLD 08-10-18 breed brown headed cowbird chromosome 23, BPBGC_Mater_1.1, whole genome shotgun sequence genome containing:
- the LOC118694927 gene encoding natriuretic peptides A — encoded protein: MDTKGSFFYGFLLLLLIQLQPSRANPIYSLSPAKELASMEALLERLEDKFAMMEALESNPDLQEAKTQEEMLPELADDSDNQKAEPRLAPNTPLSYRDPFLKRLRGLQMPRMMRDSGCFGRRIDRIGSLSGMGCNGYRRN